One region of bacterium genomic DNA includes:
- a CDS encoding class I SAM-dependent methyltransferase, translated as MSNKERSIPVTRLYDANYGNFQTQIYEEIRRESFGEDLGQNSWLTSEELNTFISWLNLSQGKTLIDIACGSGGPALRIVEKTGCLVVGVDIHEQAISTANSLAASRSLKDRAEFRMVDASAKLPFLKESCDAIICIDAINHLPERRVVIAEWARILRAGGRLLFTDPITVTGPLSAAEIAVRSSIGYFLFVPPGFDELVISNCGLRLVWRDDVTLNMAKIAERRRAARASRSSALLEIEGEQTFEGQQEFLAVAARLAEEKRLSRFVYVAEK; from the coding sequence ATGAGTAACAAAGAGAGATCCATACCCGTCACCAGGCTCTACGATGCAAATTACGGCAATTTTCAGACTCAAATATACGAAGAGATTCGCCGGGAATCATTCGGGGAGGATTTGGGGCAGAATAGTTGGCTCACATCGGAAGAGCTGAACACATTCATTTCCTGGCTCAATCTTTCACAAGGCAAAACCCTGATTGATATAGCGTGTGGATCAGGTGGCCCTGCGCTGCGAATTGTAGAAAAAACCGGCTGCTTGGTCGTGGGTGTTGATATTCATGAGCAAGCGATTTCTACTGCGAACTCATTAGCAGCAAGTCGCAGTTTAAAGGATCGCGCTGAATTTCGAATGGTGGATGCTTCAGCGAAGCTTCCTTTCTTAAAAGAAAGCTGCGATGCAATTATTTGTATTGACGCTATCAATCATCTACCGGAGCGCAGAGTGGTGATCGCAGAATGGGCCCGGATCCTGAGAGCGGGCGGGCGGCTCCTGTTTACGGATCCGATCACGGTAACAGGTCCGTTAAGCGCTGCGGAAATCGCTGTGCGCAGTTCGATTGGTTACTTTTTGTTTGTCCCGCCTGGATTCGATGAACTTGTTATCTCCAACTGCGGATTGCGATTGGTGTGGCGGGATGACGTGACTCTAAATATGGCGAAAATCGCTGAACGGCGTCGCGCTGCCCGCGCCTCAAGAAGCTCTGCTCTCCTGGAGATAGAGGGAGAGCAGACCTTTGAAGGACAACAAGAATTTCTGGCTGTGGCCGCTCGCCTCGCAGAAGAAAAACGCCTCTCGCGCTTCGTTTATGTTGCCGAAAAATAA